From one Rhizobium sp. CIAT894 genomic stretch:
- a CDS encoding 2-hydroxyacid dehydrogenase, whose translation MSRIAILVPGKIHERVLERLKDRFEIIAVPRAERLALDGETAGRIRGVAVSGAFPGAWMNQLPDVEVIASFGVGYDGMDVKRAAEKGIVVTNTPDVLNDEVADTAIGLLLNTIRELPRAEAWLRAGNWKPGTAYPLSRYSLKGRHIGLYGLGRIGLEIAKRLEPFKVKISYHTRSRHADAPYDYHPTLKGLAEAVDTLIAIVPKTPQTHKTIDADILAALGPDGILINVGRGWTVDEEALGAALASGALGAAGLDVFYDEPTVPAGLLEPANAVLLPHVASASVPTRNAMADLVADNLIAWFEKGTALTPVPETPQKS comes from the coding sequence ATGTCCCGCATCGCCATTCTCGTTCCCGGGAAGATACACGAGCGTGTTCTCGAAAGGCTGAAGGATCGCTTCGAGATTATCGCCGTCCCGCGCGCGGAGAGGCTTGCGCTCGACGGTGAGACCGCCGGCCGCATCCGCGGCGTCGCCGTCTCCGGTGCCTTTCCCGGCGCCTGGATGAATCAGCTGCCTGACGTCGAGGTGATCGCCAGCTTCGGCGTCGGTTATGACGGTATGGATGTGAAGCGCGCCGCCGAAAAAGGTATCGTCGTCACCAATACGCCCGACGTGTTGAACGACGAGGTTGCCGATACGGCGATCGGCCTGCTCCTGAACACGATCCGCGAATTGCCGCGGGCCGAGGCCTGGCTGCGTGCCGGCAACTGGAAGCCGGGCACGGCCTATCCGCTGTCGCGCTACTCGCTCAAGGGCCGCCATATCGGGCTCTACGGCCTCGGCCGCATCGGCCTTGAAATCGCCAAGCGGCTGGAGCCTTTCAAGGTGAAGATCAGCTATCACACGCGGTCGCGCCATGCCGATGCACCCTATGATTATCATCCGACGCTGAAGGGGCTGGCGGAAGCGGTGGATACGCTGATTGCCATCGTTCCGAAGACGCCGCAGACGCATAAGACGATCGATGCCGATATTCTGGCAGCACTCGGCCCGGACGGCATTCTCATCAATGTCGGTCGCGGCTGGACGGTGGATGAGGAGGCGCTCGGTGCCGCCCTTGCCTCCGGCGCGCTCGGAGCAGCCGGCCTCGACGTTTTCTATGACGAGCCGACCGTGCCGGCCGGCCTGCTGGAACCTGCCAATGCGGTGCTCCTGCCGCACGTTGCCTCCGCGTCGGTGCCGACCCGCAACGCCATGGCCGATCTCGTCGCCGACAATCTCATTGCCTGGTTCGAAAAGGGGACCGCGCTGACGCCGGTGCCGGAGACACCGCAAAAGAGCTAG
- a CDS encoding LacI family DNA-binding transcriptional regulator — protein MVQKIKLSTIAETLGISTATVSLALRDSPLVAGNTREKIKEQARALGYIYNRRAASLRTSRSGIIGVVVHDIMNPFYGEILKAIESELDRSRHTFILSNHYDNVEKQRTFIETLLQLGGDGVIMSPAIGTPPEDVQLAEENGMPAILVARSMEGQDLPTYRGDDSYGISLATNHLIGLGHRSIAMIGGTDQTSTGRDRYQGYVNALRKAGIEVDPNLRIPGPRSKQGGFEAAVHFLSLPQKPTAAVCWNDLVAIGLMNGISRAGLMPGRDISVTGYDDLEEASIATPALTTVWNGQAEVGRLAARALLDRLAGSHEPDGMHLIKPEMRIRQSTSPHRPRA, from the coding sequence GTGGTCCAGAAGATCAAGCTTTCGACGATCGCCGAAACGCTCGGCATTTCAACGGCGACCGTATCGCTTGCCTTACGCGACAGCCCGCTCGTCGCCGGCAATACAAGGGAAAAGATCAAGGAACAGGCGCGCGCGCTCGGCTATATCTACAATCGCCGCGCCGCCAGCCTTCGCACTTCGCGCTCCGGCATTATCGGCGTCGTCGTGCACGACATCATGAACCCCTTCTACGGCGAGATCCTGAAGGCGATCGAAAGCGAGCTCGATCGCAGCCGCCACACCTTCATCCTTTCCAATCACTACGACAATGTCGAGAAACAGCGCACCTTCATCGAGACGCTGCTGCAGCTCGGCGGCGACGGCGTCATCATGTCGCCGGCGATCGGCACGCCGCCGGAGGACGTGCAACTGGCGGAAGAGAATGGCATGCCGGCGATCCTCGTCGCCCGCTCGATGGAAGGGCAGGATCTGCCGACCTATCGCGGCGACGACAGCTATGGCATCTCGCTTGCCACCAACCACTTGATCGGCCTCGGCCACCGCTCGATTGCGATGATCGGCGGCACCGACCAGACCTCGACCGGCCGCGACCGCTACCAGGGTTATGTCAACGCGTTGCGCAAGGCCGGCATCGAGGTCGATCCGAACCTGCGCATTCCCGGCCCGCGCTCGAAACAGGGCGGCTTTGAGGCCGCCGTGCATTTCCTGTCGCTGCCGCAGAAGCCGACGGCCGCCGTTTGCTGGAACGATCTCGTGGCGATCGGGCTGATGAACGGCATTTCGCGCGCCGGCCTGATGCCGGGACGCGACATTTCCGTCACCGGTTATGACGATCTCGAGGAGGCATCGATCGCCACGCCGGCACTGACGACCGTCTGGAACGGCCAGGCCGAGGTCGGGCGCCTTGCCGCCCGGGCGCTGCTCGATCGCCTTGCCGGCAGCCACGAGCCCGACGGTATGCATCTGATCAAACCCGAAATGCGCATTCGCCAGTCCACCAGCCCCCATCGGCCCCGCGCCTGA
- a CDS encoding MarR family transcriptional regulator, with amino-acid sequence MGKKHKDGKKNKSKKKDQTEYTLVDLSPALTQAARSMRTVLSRNLLESGLYAGQDGVILSLAESDGMTAGGLAQKLGVKAPTMTRTIGRMEAQGFLERKPDAEDARLTKVYLTELGRGSVQAIEMAASACDRLATLEFSDKEIRNLVRLLKAIDGNLQAEALHIEEPDED; translated from the coding sequence ATGGGAAAGAAGCACAAGGACGGCAAAAAGAACAAGTCCAAGAAGAAGGACCAGACCGAGTATACGCTCGTCGACCTCTCTCCGGCGCTGACCCAGGCGGCTCGTTCCATGCGTACGGTGCTTTCGCGCAACCTGCTCGAAAGCGGCCTCTATGCCGGCCAGGACGGCGTCATTCTTTCGCTCGCCGAAAGCGACGGCATGACGGCCGGCGGCCTTGCCCAGAAGCTCGGCGTCAAGGCGCCGACGATGACGCGCACGATCGGCCGCATGGAGGCGCAGGGTTTCCTCGAGCGCAAGCCCGATGCCGAGGATGCGCGCCTCACCAAGGTCTATCTCACCGAACTTGGCCGCGGCAGCGTGCAGGCAATCGAAATGGCGGCCTCGGCCTGCGACAGGCTGGCGACGCTGGAATTCTCCGACAAGGAAATCCGCAATCTCGTCCGGCTGCTGAAGGCGATCGACGGCAATCTGCAGGCCGAGGCCCTTCATATCGAGGAACCGGATGAAGACTGA
- a CDS encoding creatininase family protein has translation MMTPSPRFEDSDPASAPGAHRPIAVLPLGAHEQHGPHLPFETDTLIVEGIAGRLKTALSAGLPVTFLPAESVGYSIEHMDVEGTKTLAFDEAVSRWLGIAERLARQDVRKLVMLNAHGGNSPLMTIVATEARIRFAMLAVATSWTRFGLPDGLIPPEEKAIGIHGGDIETSVMLALHPDKVDMAKAADFPSRQTEFTTRFKHLRAYGPHAFGWKMADLNPQGAAGNAAAATAEKGEALIAHAVNGLVELLKDVDAFDVTQLR, from the coding sequence ATGATGACGCCTTCGCCCCGCTTCGAAGACAGCGACCCGGCCTCTGCTCCCGGCGCGCACCGCCCGATCGCCGTGCTGCCGCTCGGCGCCCATGAACAGCACGGCCCTCACCTGCCCTTCGAAACCGACACTCTCATTGTCGAAGGCATCGCCGGACGATTGAAGACGGCCTTATCAGCCGGCCTGCCGGTCACCTTTCTGCCCGCCGAATCCGTCGGCTATTCCATAGAGCACATGGATGTTGAAGGAACGAAGACGCTCGCTTTCGACGAAGCGGTCAGCCGCTGGCTCGGCATCGCCGAGCGGCTGGCGAGGCAAGATGTCCGTAAATTGGTGATGCTGAACGCCCATGGCGGCAATTCGCCCCTGATGACGATCGTCGCCACCGAGGCGCGGATCCGCTTTGCCATGCTGGCGGTGGCGACGAGCTGGACCCGCTTCGGCCTGCCCGATGGCTTGATCCCGCCGGAGGAAAAGGCGATCGGCATTCACGGCGGCGATATCGAGACCTCGGTGATGCTGGCGCTTCATCCGGATAAAGTCGATATGGCGAAGGCGGCGGATTTCCCGTCGCGACAAACGGAATTCACCACCCGCTTCAAGCACCTGCGCGCCTACGGGCCGCATGCCTTCGGCTGGAAGATGGCTGATCTCAATCCGCAAGGCGCGGCGGGCAACGCCGCGGCTGCGACGGCTGAAAAGGGCGAGGCGCTGATTGCGCATGCGGTGAATGGGCTGGTGGAACTGCTGAAGGATGTCGATGCCTTCGACGTCACGCAACTGCGATAA